One genomic segment of Syngnathus acus chromosome 1, fSynAcu1.2, whole genome shotgun sequence includes these proteins:
- the LOC119126367 gene encoding zinc finger protein Aiolos-like isoform X1: protein MSMLFFSSGGWLVAKVAHGQPPRLTTQKLVECEIFHRVSRTLSTGKHKLGMVKVEDEEIENNETHSEADKEKAVLPMDQKEEEGVEEGYDGYRTEDDDDNDEERDSVAEPEDLSLVDYALYNSTALQDASAGATSERPYMTGGTTPHMQSMGKLNCDICGLSCVSINVLLVHKRSHTGERPFHCAQCGASFTQKGNLLRHIKLHSGEKPFKCPMCSYACRRRDALSGHLRTHSVEKPFKCTLCSRSYKQRSSLEEHRERCHVYIRSKAPAEKDDSHLSRTQMGTERALLLDRLATNVAKRKSSMPQKFTGDNGVCLDLSLNRNAAHLQDPPLGSPGPDPHYQQPLMRSGTESDVAHSQRPYPVLLSRNDINSIGLTNGHKMMMPLPGFPHTSQQPPGMDVFNADGPQGSPFMYSLGHLLGGLNHQNGIPHSQPIPLSPLEALQVTRADGEAGGMPGALYSCSHCKVIFLDYVMFTIHMGCHGFRDPLECNVCGHRSRDRYEFSSHIVRGEHRLEMK from the exons ATgagtatgctttttttttcctcaggcgGGTGGCTTGTTGCCAAGGTGGCCCATGGGCAGCCGCCAAGGCTTACAACCCAG AAACTGGTGGAATGTGAAATCTTCCACAGAGTGAGCAGAACTTTGTCAACTGGAAAGCACAAATTAG GCATGGTAAAGGTTGAGGATGAAGAGATTGAAAACAATGAGACACATTCTGAAgctgacaaagaaaaagcagttTTGCCAATGGaccaaaaagaggaggaaggagtGGAGGAAGGATACGATGGTTACAGGACCGAAGATGACGATGACAATGATGAAGAGAGAGATTCCGTGGCTGAGCCAGAGGACTTGTCGCTGGTGGACTATGCGCTTTACAACAGCACAGCTCTGCAGGATGCCTCAGCAGGAGCCACATCAGAGAGGCCTTACATGACAGGAGGCACGACTCCCCACATGCAGTCAATGGGGAAGCTTAACTGTGACATCTGTGGCTTGTCCTGCGTCAGCATCAACGTACTGCTGGTGCACAAACGCAGTCACACGG GTGAGAGACCATTCCATTGTGCTCAGTGTGGGGCTTCTTTTACCCAGAAAGGAAACCTGCTTCGCCACATCAAACTACATTCCGGGGAGAAGCCTTTCAAATGTCCCATGTGCAGCTATGCTTGCCGCCGACGTGACGCCTTGAGCGGGCACCTGCGCACCCATTCTG TAGAGAAGCCCTTCAAGTGCACCCTCTGCAGTCGCAGTTACAAGCAGCGCAGCTCCCTCGAGGAGCACCGAGAGAGGTGCCATGTGTACATTCGCAGCAAAGCACCTGCTGAGAAAG ACGACAGTCACCTATCAAGGACTCAGATGGGCACCGAGCGTGCTCTGCTACTTGACAGGCTGGCCACAAATGTAGCCAAACGCAAGAGTTCCATGCCGCAGAAGTTTACAG GTGATAATGGTGTCTGTCTGGACCTAAGCTTGAACAGGAACGCAGCTCACCTTCAGGACCCTCCATTAGGCTCCCCAGGGCCTGACCCGCACTACCAACAGCCATTAATGCGTTCGGGCACAGAAAGCGATGTGGCTCACTCCCAAAGGCCGTACCCAGTTCTGTTAAGCCGCAATGACATAAATTCTATTGGCCTCACTAACGGCCACAAAATGATGATGCCGTTGCCAGGTTTCCCTCACACCTCCCAGCAACCTCCTGGCATGGATGTGTTCAATGCTGATGGCCCTCAGGGATCTCCTTTCATGTATAGCTTGGGCCACTTGCTGGGCGGGCTGAACCATCAGAACGGGATCCCACATTCTCAGCCTATCCCCTTATCACCCCTGGAGGCTTTGCAGGTGACACGGGCTGATGGAGAAGCTGGGGGGATGCCTGGGGCCTTGTACTCTTGCAGTCACTGCAAGGTGATCTTTCTTGACTACGTCATGTTCACTATCCATATGGGCTGCCACGGCTTCCGCGACCCGCTTGAGTGCAATGTGTGTGGCCATCGTAGTCGAGACCGCTACGAATTCTCATCGCACATCGTCCGTGGAGAGCACCGACTGGAAATGAAGTAG
- the LOC119126367 gene encoding zinc finger protein Aiolos-like isoform X3 translates to MNTDKNPGFVPTIGNGIGMVKVEDEEIENNETHSEADKEKAVLPMDQKEEEGVEEGYDGYRTEDDDDNDEERDSVAEPEDLSLVDYALYNSTALQDASAGATSERPYMTGGTTPHMQSMGKLNCDICGLSCVSINVLLVHKRSHTGERPFHCAQCGASFTQKGNLLRHIKLHSGEKPFKCPMCSYACRRRDALSGHLRTHSVEKPFKCTLCSRSYKQRSSLEEHRERCHVYIRSKAPAEKDDSHLSRTQMGTERALLLDRLATNVAKRKSSMPQKFTGDNGVCLDLSLNRNAAHLQDPPLGSPGPDPHYQQPLMRSGTESDVAHSQRPYPVLLSRNDINSIGLTNGHKMMMPLPGFPHTSQQPPGMDVFNADGPQGSPFMYSLGHLLGGLNHQNGIPHSQPIPLSPLEALQVTRADGEAGGMPGALYSCSHCKVIFLDYVMFTIHMGCHGFRDPLECNVCGHRSRDRYEFSSHIVRGEHRLEMK, encoded by the exons ATGAACACAGACAAGAATCCTGGATTTGTACCCACAATAGGAAATGGGATTG GCATGGTAAAGGTTGAGGATGAAGAGATTGAAAACAATGAGACACATTCTGAAgctgacaaagaaaaagcagttTTGCCAATGGaccaaaaagaggaggaaggagtGGAGGAAGGATACGATGGTTACAGGACCGAAGATGACGATGACAATGATGAAGAGAGAGATTCCGTGGCTGAGCCAGAGGACTTGTCGCTGGTGGACTATGCGCTTTACAACAGCACAGCTCTGCAGGATGCCTCAGCAGGAGCCACATCAGAGAGGCCTTACATGACAGGAGGCACGACTCCCCACATGCAGTCAATGGGGAAGCTTAACTGTGACATCTGTGGCTTGTCCTGCGTCAGCATCAACGTACTGCTGGTGCACAAACGCAGTCACACGG GTGAGAGACCATTCCATTGTGCTCAGTGTGGGGCTTCTTTTACCCAGAAAGGAAACCTGCTTCGCCACATCAAACTACATTCCGGGGAGAAGCCTTTCAAATGTCCCATGTGCAGCTATGCTTGCCGCCGACGTGACGCCTTGAGCGGGCACCTGCGCACCCATTCTG TAGAGAAGCCCTTCAAGTGCACCCTCTGCAGTCGCAGTTACAAGCAGCGCAGCTCCCTCGAGGAGCACCGAGAGAGGTGCCATGTGTACATTCGCAGCAAAGCACCTGCTGAGAAAG ACGACAGTCACCTATCAAGGACTCAGATGGGCACCGAGCGTGCTCTGCTACTTGACAGGCTGGCCACAAATGTAGCCAAACGCAAGAGTTCCATGCCGCAGAAGTTTACAG GTGATAATGGTGTCTGTCTGGACCTAAGCTTGAACAGGAACGCAGCTCACCTTCAGGACCCTCCATTAGGCTCCCCAGGGCCTGACCCGCACTACCAACAGCCATTAATGCGTTCGGGCACAGAAAGCGATGTGGCTCACTCCCAAAGGCCGTACCCAGTTCTGTTAAGCCGCAATGACATAAATTCTATTGGCCTCACTAACGGCCACAAAATGATGATGCCGTTGCCAGGTTTCCCTCACACCTCCCAGCAACCTCCTGGCATGGATGTGTTCAATGCTGATGGCCCTCAGGGATCTCCTTTCATGTATAGCTTGGGCCACTTGCTGGGCGGGCTGAACCATCAGAACGGGATCCCACATTCTCAGCCTATCCCCTTATCACCCCTGGAGGCTTTGCAGGTGACACGGGCTGATGGAGAAGCTGGGGGGATGCCTGGGGCCTTGTACTCTTGCAGTCACTGCAAGGTGATCTTTCTTGACTACGTCATGTTCACTATCCATATGGGCTGCCACGGCTTCCGCGACCCGCTTGAGTGCAATGTGTGTGGCCATCGTAGTCGAGACCGCTACGAATTCTCATCGCACATCGTCCGTGGAGAGCACCGACTGGAAATGAAGTAG
- the LOC119126367 gene encoding zinc finger protein Aiolos-like isoform X2, whose product MNTDKNPGFVPTIGNGIDNFTPGANAKPLEEEERSISFTDNEMQCLKGMVKVEDEEIENNETHSEADKEKAVLPMDQKEEEGVEEGYDGYRTEDDDDNDEERDSVAEPEDLSLVDYALYNSTALQDASAGATSERPYMTGGTTPHMQSMGKLNCDICGLSCVSINVLLVHKRSHTGERPFHCAQCGASFTQKGNLLRHIKLHSGEKPFKCPMCSYACRRRDALSGHLRTHSVEKPFKCTLCSRSYKQRSSLEEHRERCHVYIRSKAPAEKDDSHLSRTQMGTERALLLDRLATNVAKRKSSMPQKFTGDNGVCLDLSLNRNAAHLQDPPLGSPGPDPHYQQPLMRSGTESDVAHSQRPYPVLLSRNDINSIGLTNGHKMMMPLPGFPHTSQQPPGMDVFNADGPQGSPFMYSLGHLLGGLNHQNGIPHSQPIPLSPLEALQVTRADGEAGGMPGALYSCSHCKVIFLDYVMFTIHMGCHGFRDPLECNVCGHRSRDRYEFSSHIVRGEHRLEMK is encoded by the exons ATGAACACAGACAAGAATCCTGGATTTGTACCCACAATAGGAAATGGGATTG ACAATTTCACTCCTGGTGCAAATGCGAAGCCattggaggaggaagaaaggaGTATCTCATTCACTGATAATGAAATGCAGTGCCTTAAAG GCATGGTAAAGGTTGAGGATGAAGAGATTGAAAACAATGAGACACATTCTGAAgctgacaaagaaaaagcagttTTGCCAATGGaccaaaaagaggaggaaggagtGGAGGAAGGATACGATGGTTACAGGACCGAAGATGACGATGACAATGATGAAGAGAGAGATTCCGTGGCTGAGCCAGAGGACTTGTCGCTGGTGGACTATGCGCTTTACAACAGCACAGCTCTGCAGGATGCCTCAGCAGGAGCCACATCAGAGAGGCCTTACATGACAGGAGGCACGACTCCCCACATGCAGTCAATGGGGAAGCTTAACTGTGACATCTGTGGCTTGTCCTGCGTCAGCATCAACGTACTGCTGGTGCACAAACGCAGTCACACGG GTGAGAGACCATTCCATTGTGCTCAGTGTGGGGCTTCTTTTACCCAGAAAGGAAACCTGCTTCGCCACATCAAACTACATTCCGGGGAGAAGCCTTTCAAATGTCCCATGTGCAGCTATGCTTGCCGCCGACGTGACGCCTTGAGCGGGCACCTGCGCACCCATTCTG TAGAGAAGCCCTTCAAGTGCACCCTCTGCAGTCGCAGTTACAAGCAGCGCAGCTCCCTCGAGGAGCACCGAGAGAGGTGCCATGTGTACATTCGCAGCAAAGCACCTGCTGAGAAAG ACGACAGTCACCTATCAAGGACTCAGATGGGCACCGAGCGTGCTCTGCTACTTGACAGGCTGGCCACAAATGTAGCCAAACGCAAGAGTTCCATGCCGCAGAAGTTTACAG GTGATAATGGTGTCTGTCTGGACCTAAGCTTGAACAGGAACGCAGCTCACCTTCAGGACCCTCCATTAGGCTCCCCAGGGCCTGACCCGCACTACCAACAGCCATTAATGCGTTCGGGCACAGAAAGCGATGTGGCTCACTCCCAAAGGCCGTACCCAGTTCTGTTAAGCCGCAATGACATAAATTCTATTGGCCTCACTAACGGCCACAAAATGATGATGCCGTTGCCAGGTTTCCCTCACACCTCCCAGCAACCTCCTGGCATGGATGTGTTCAATGCTGATGGCCCTCAGGGATCTCCTTTCATGTATAGCTTGGGCCACTTGCTGGGCGGGCTGAACCATCAGAACGGGATCCCACATTCTCAGCCTATCCCCTTATCACCCCTGGAGGCTTTGCAGGTGACACGGGCTGATGGAGAAGCTGGGGGGATGCCTGGGGCCTTGTACTCTTGCAGTCACTGCAAGGTGATCTTTCTTGACTACGTCATGTTCACTATCCATATGGGCTGCCACGGCTTCCGCGACCCGCTTGAGTGCAATGTGTGTGGCCATCGTAGTCGAGACCGCTACGAATTCTCATCGCACATCGTCCGTGGAGAGCACCGACTGGAAATGAAGTAG